A genomic region of Jeotgalibaca ciconiae contains the following coding sequences:
- a CDS encoding YkyA family protein, which yields MKKISWLLLASTLFLTACSSEAESVQSEVQSAYATKEELVVSLNEIQTKEAQIQADFDEAIAADEELVNFKDGSASVFANIESREEALESVQSAVTSLQEEAEKLQGFEEETLPIEAIHAFAATINEINSIVTDYAASYEEQLEQEKQIFESFGSEEADFDTLYDGVETLNGTSDANLSQIQPLIDLLAAFDTQETELVSELTALQEQ from the coding sequence TTGAAAAAGATTAGTTGGTTATTATTGGCAAGCACCCTCTTCTTAACCGCATGTTCAAGCGAAGCAGAAAGCGTTCAAAGCGAAGTTCAATCTGCCTATGCTACTAAGGAAGAATTGGTTGTCTCATTAAATGAGATTCAAACAAAAGAAGCTCAGATCCAAGCAGATTTTGATGAAGCAATTGCTGCAGATGAAGAATTAGTAAACTTCAAAGACGGTTCAGCTTCAGTATTCGCGAATATTGAAAGCCGCGAGGAGGCATTGGAGAGTGTCCAGTCTGCTGTAACTAGTTTACAAGAAGAAGCAGAAAAGCTACAAGGATTTGAAGAGGAAACATTACCGATCGAGGCAATTCATGCATTTGCAGCGACAATAAATGAAATCAATTCCATTGTAACTGATTATGCTGCTTCCTATGAAGAACAACTCGAACAAGAGAAACAAATTTTTGAATCTTTTGGTTCTGAAGAGGCAGATTTTGATACTCTTTACGATGGAGTAGAAACCCTGAATGGAACAAGTGATGCAAATTTAAGTCAGATTCAACCTCTGATAGATTTATTAGCTGCTTTTGATACACAAGAAACGGAGCTAGTTTCGGAATTAACGGCATTGCAAGAACAATAA
- a CDS encoding polysaccharide deacetylase family protein: protein MKKSLLLLLSLTALAGCSSGEADENDASQAESSNETTENVDTSSEGEASSENSSEETSGESELPDEPVAYEYEINPGIFTVEPINEASPEVALLTFDDAPQPPDSHAIEIANTVKDKGANAIFFLIGQFLEDEEAKQIVKEIYDMGFEIGNHSYSHPDFYTLTYEEQQEEITKTNQLIEDITGEKPRFLRLPYGQFDENTLAIIEEEGMTMMNWTYGYDWEEAYMNGPALADIMVNTEFLGSGANLLMHDRPWTSEAIGDIIDGLREKGYEMVDPKLIASPEREEE, encoded by the coding sequence ATGAAAAAATCACTATTATTGCTTTTATCTTTAACTGCTTTAGCAGGATGTAGCAGTGGAGAAGCTGATGAAAATGACGCTTCCCAAGCAGAATCTTCAAATGAAACAACTGAAAATGTGGATACTTCGAGTGAAGGAGAAGCTTCCAGCGAAAATTCTTCAGAAGAAACTTCTGGCGAAAGTGAACTTCCTGATGAACCAGTTGCATATGAGTATGAAATAAATCCTGGTATTTTTACGGTTGAACCGATCAATGAAGCTTCTCCAGAAGTCGCATTGTTAACATTTGACGATGCTCCTCAACCACCTGATAGCCATGCTATTGAAATTGCTAATACAGTTAAAGATAAAGGTGCAAATGCCATTTTCTTTTTAATTGGCCAATTTTTAGAAGATGAGGAAGCAAAACAAATTGTAAAAGAAATATACGATATGGGCTTTGAAATTGGTAATCATTCCTATTCTCACCCTGATTTTTACACCCTTACTTACGAAGAACAACAAGAGGAAATTACCAAAACAAATCAGTTAATTGAAGATATTACCGGTGAAAAACCTCGCTTCCTTCGTCTTCCTTATGGCCAATTTGATGAAAATACTTTAGCGATTATTGAAGAAGAAGGTATGACAATGATGAATTGGACTTATGGCTACGATTGGGAAGAAGCATATATGAATGGTCCTGCTCTCGCTGATATAATGGTGAATACTGAATTCTTGGGTAGCGGAGCGAACTTATTGATGCACGACCGTCCATGGACTTCTGAAGCCATTGGTGATATTATCGATGGCCTGCGAGAAAAAGGCTATGAAATGGTAGATCCAAAACTAATTGCATCACCTGAACGGGAGGAAGAATAA
- a CDS encoding putative glycoside hydrolase: protein MKKLLKLTTAFALLTFTLPSMNEVKASETEEQAPTSLSLRENSFLTAPEMNNLPQKFYYDSGISISYPEDGVKGIYLTANSAGNPDKMDEMITYLDSNDLNAMVIDIKDDHGYVTAEFDTEDDHMISNTINTIEDIKGLLKKFEEKQIYPIARIVAFKDTLLAEKQPEMSFRHGDGTVWTAGNGEAFINPFLKETWDYAVNVGIEAAKVGFKEIQFDYVRFPEGFEVWGDELSYDMGEYANLDMDDTQKRVQAVSDFVAYAHEKLLPYGVDVSVDIFGYAATVPEAPGIGQNFGNIASNVDVISSMIYPSHWGVSYFGIDTPDLYPYEVVDEYMKVELPLLESLESTPITRPWLQDFTASYLGAGYYKEYGNAEVMAQVQALKDHDVHEFLLWNAGNEYTY from the coding sequence ATGAAGAAATTATTAAAATTAACGACAGCTTTCGCTCTGCTTACTTTTACCCTTCCTTCCATGAATGAGGTTAAAGCAAGTGAAACAGAAGAACAAGCGCCTACTTCTTTATCTTTACGTGAGAATTCATTTTTAACAGCACCTGAAATGAATAATTTACCGCAAAAGTTTTATTATGACAGTGGTATTTCTATTTCTTATCCAGAAGACGGAGTAAAAGGAATTTACCTGACTGCCAATTCTGCAGGTAATCCTGATAAAATGGATGAAATGATCACTTATTTAGATAGCAATGATTTGAACGCGATGGTAATCGATATTAAAGATGATCATGGTTACGTGACAGCTGAATTTGATACAGAAGACGATCATATGATAAGCAATACAATTAATACGATTGAGGATATTAAAGGACTACTTAAGAAATTCGAAGAAAAACAAATTTATCCAATTGCTCGTATTGTTGCATTTAAAGATACGCTGCTAGCAGAAAAACAACCGGAAATGTCTTTCCGTCATGGTGACGGGACTGTATGGACTGCAGGAAATGGTGAAGCCTTCATCAATCCTTTCCTGAAAGAAACATGGGATTATGCAGTAAATGTTGGAATCGAAGCCGCAAAAGTCGGTTTTAAAGAAATTCAATTTGATTATGTCCGTTTCCCAGAAGGTTTTGAAGTTTGGGGAGATGAATTGAGCTATGATATGGGGGAATACGCAAATCTAGATATGGATGACACACAAAAACGTGTTCAAGCAGTCTCTGATTTTGTTGCTTATGCTCATGAGAAGCTATTGCCTTATGGTGTTGACGTTTCTGTAGACATCTTTGGATATGCAGCAACCGTTCCAGAAGCACCTGGTATCGGTCAAAATTTTGGTAATATTGCTTCAAATGTTGATGTTATTTCTTCTATGATCTATCCAAGTCATTGGGGAGTATCTTACTTTGGAATTGATACACCAGATTTGTATCCATATGAGGTTGTTGATGAATACATGAAGGTTGAATTACCACTATTAGAGTCATTAGAAAGCACTCCAATTACTCGTCCATGGCTTCAAGACTTTACGGCCTCTTATTTAGGAGCTGGTTACTATAAGGAATATGGTAATGCAGAAGTAATGGCTCAAGTACAAGCCTTAAAGGATCATGACGTACATGAATTCCTATTATGGAATGCCGGAAATGAGTATACTTATTAA
- the addA gene encoding helicase-exonuclease AddAB subunit AddA, with the protein MAMIPPKTKNERFTDEQWQAIYQTGNNILVAASAGSGKTTVLVQRIIEKIKNGVNVDELLVVTFTESAAVEMKERIRIAIQDAINAATTDEQYHHLLRQTTLLPQAYISTIHAFCLRVIQRFFYLIDIDPVFRIVADTIEVEMLKEDVWEELKEEQYGESGTFFKQLAKAYSNDRNDEGLKELIFSLYNFSRANPNPRKWLSNLSNFYDMSNGLEKSDLYQNLLKPQIKRELEGTIYTLERAVHLAGDSETTDKHRELIAVERARLIEIQEAIIADEYQKAYELLKEFRFPRWPSTKKDNPDKEIIQQMKQLRDQSKKEIGKLQENFFTRSLEEQEEIIEQTKPFIDEMIRVTTLFTEEYWQQKLSDNALDFNDLEHLTLEILLPLRNGKRAPSEACFYYRGKFQEVLIDEYQDVNQLQESILFGVTRHQPETENLFMVGDVKQSIYAFRLADPGLFLQKYEKFAKNENGERIILAENFRSRGEVISFTNFIFTQLMNKDVGQMEYDELAELKQGNKNFPNDSNAKTELLIYLKNSNKEEEIPVTDEYTMQEDSELETYIDDKATGEVTMVAQKIRDLINKNTTIYDKKKKTDRMVQYKDIVLLTPTKKNNLLILETFKEYGIPLILNDSQSFFQRTEITVILSLLKTIDNPRQDIPLAAVLRSPIVGLNERQLAAIRLAQQSGDYYDSVQSFIKLYNEEEVDSSKENEDCYQKLTRFMNQLNGWREYTKQNNLVQLIWRIYEETNFIDYVGGMSSGKQRVANLHALYERAKKYEATNYKGLFQFVRFIERIQERDQDLAEPTTFSEDEDAVRIMTIHASKGLEFPIVFIMDMSKQFNMQDLRKSYIFSDKYGIGTDYVDVENRIKYPSLVTYAFANDKKKNLLAEEMRKLYVALTRAEQKIFLVGSYESKEKMWQEWGMADESFNRILPDHLRLSANNFMQWIGLALYRHQIIDPDSQIKNYRGELSNYPVDFSISFMNSEDLLGNIVTVNLENEVDWDKKILSLVEDKAEKNRISIDFETAVKLMEAEYPHEAATQTTSYQSVSEIKRLFEDPDNAQLLQLEVGQQGDAGRFVEPRLSRPKFLQEETIPTNAEIGTAVHYVLQNLTLGKPITEAHIKQLTNDLVEKGTIKENVAKRIDHSLILDFFETDLGKKVQEDASMVHQEVPFTMLMKAGNIFEGISPSSDDHLLIHGIIDGFIEYSDEIILFDFKTDYVGENIEGVVSKYKGQMIVYRQALEQIKKKKVTQTYLCLLSTNQNILID; encoded by the coding sequence ATGGCAATGATTCCTCCAAAAACAAAGAATGAACGCTTCACAGATGAACAGTGGCAAGCTATTTATCAAACCGGAAATAATATCCTTGTAGCTGCTTCTGCCGGATCAGGAAAAACTACTGTATTAGTTCAAAGAATCATCGAAAAGATAAAAAACGGTGTAAACGTTGATGAATTGCTCGTGGTCACCTTTACTGAATCAGCAGCTGTTGAAATGAAAGAAAGAATTCGAATTGCCATTCAAGATGCGATTAACGCGGCAACAACAGATGAACAATATCATCATTTATTACGGCAGACTACACTGTTACCTCAGGCGTACATCAGTACCATTCATGCTTTTTGTTTACGTGTTATTCAACGTTTTTTCTACTTGATCGATATTGATCCAGTCTTTCGAATTGTTGCAGACACAATTGAAGTAGAGATGTTAAAAGAAGATGTTTGGGAAGAGTTGAAAGAAGAACAATACGGAGAATCTGGAACGTTTTTTAAGCAATTAGCAAAAGCCTATTCCAACGATAGAAACGATGAAGGATTAAAAGAATTGATTTTTTCTTTATATAACTTTTCTAGAGCAAATCCTAATCCCAGAAAATGGCTGTCAAATTTGTCAAATTTTTATGATATGAGTAATGGGCTAGAAAAGAGTGATCTCTATCAAAATTTACTGAAGCCTCAAATCAAAAGAGAGCTGGAAGGAACTATTTATACACTTGAACGAGCTGTTCACTTGGCAGGGGATTCAGAAACAACTGATAAACATCGTGAGTTGATAGCAGTAGAAAGAGCTAGGCTCATTGAGATTCAAGAAGCGATTATTGCTGATGAATATCAAAAAGCCTATGAATTATTAAAAGAATTTCGTTTTCCAAGATGGCCTAGTACCAAAAAAGACAATCCTGATAAAGAAATCATTCAACAAATGAAGCAGTTGCGTGATCAAAGTAAAAAAGAGATTGGAAAACTTCAAGAAAATTTCTTTACACGCTCTTTAGAAGAACAAGAAGAAATCATTGAGCAGACCAAACCATTTATCGATGAAATGATTCGAGTAACCACTCTTTTTACAGAGGAATATTGGCAACAAAAGCTATCAGACAACGCATTGGATTTTAATGATTTAGAACATTTGACACTAGAAATATTACTGCCTCTGAGAAATGGAAAAAGGGCACCCAGCGAAGCCTGCTTTTATTATCGAGGCAAGTTTCAAGAAGTGCTGATTGATGAATACCAAGACGTGAATCAGCTTCAAGAGAGTATACTCTTTGGCGTGACGAGGCACCAGCCTGAGACGGAAAATTTATTTATGGTTGGCGATGTCAAACAATCCATTTATGCTTTTCGCTTGGCTGATCCTGGGCTATTTTTACAAAAATATGAAAAATTTGCTAAAAATGAGAATGGTGAACGAATTATTTTAGCCGAAAATTTTCGTTCTCGTGGAGAAGTTATTTCTTTTACAAATTTTATTTTCACTCAATTAATGAATAAAGATGTGGGTCAGATGGAGTATGACGAACTTGCCGAATTAAAGCAAGGAAACAAAAACTTTCCAAATGATTCAAACGCTAAAACAGAGCTCTTAATCTATTTAAAAAACAGTAATAAAGAAGAAGAAATTCCTGTTACTGATGAATACACTATGCAGGAAGACAGTGAGCTTGAGACCTATATTGATGATAAAGCAACTGGTGAAGTAACCATGGTTGCTCAAAAAATACGCGATTTAATTAATAAAAACACGACAATCTATGATAAAAAGAAAAAAACAGATCGTATGGTTCAATACAAAGATATTGTATTGCTAACTCCAACAAAAAAGAATAACTTGTTGATTTTGGAAACTTTCAAGGAATATGGAATTCCTCTTATATTAAATGATTCTCAAAGTTTCTTTCAGCGTACAGAAATAACGGTAATTTTATCACTATTGAAAACCATTGATAATCCACGACAAGATATTCCTTTGGCTGCAGTATTACGTTCGCCGATTGTTGGTTTAAATGAGCGGCAATTAGCAGCCATTCGACTTGCTCAGCAAAGCGGCGATTATTATGATTCCGTTCAATCATTCATCAAGCTCTATAACGAAGAAGAAGTTGATTCTTCGAAAGAAAATGAAGATTGTTATCAAAAACTTACTCGATTTATGAATCAATTAAATGGATGGCGTGAATACACAAAACAAAATAATTTGGTGCAATTAATTTGGCGAATTTATGAAGAAACAAATTTTATTGACTATGTTGGTGGAATGTCTTCCGGTAAGCAACGAGTAGCGAATCTTCATGCTTTGTATGAACGTGCAAAAAAATATGAAGCTACGAACTATAAAGGATTATTTCAGTTTGTTCGCTTTATTGAAAGAATCCAAGAACGAGACCAAGATTTAGCTGAGCCAACCACTTTTAGCGAAGATGAAGATGCCGTTAGAATTATGACGATTCATGCAAGCAAGGGATTAGAATTTCCAATTGTATTTATCATGGATATGTCAAAACAGTTTAACATGCAGGACTTAAGAAAAAGCTATATATTCTCTGATAAATATGGCATTGGCACGGATTACGTTGATGTTGAAAACAGAATCAAATATCCCTCCTTAGTTACCTATGCTTTTGCGAATGATAAGAAAAAAAATCTACTTGCAGAAGAAATGAGAAAATTGTATGTAGCTTTAACTCGGGCAGAACAAAAAATATTTTTAGTAGGTTCGTATGAATCAAAAGAAAAAATGTGGCAAGAGTGGGGGATGGCCGACGAATCGTTCAATCGTATTCTTCCAGACCATCTTCGTTTATCCGCTAATAACTTCATGCAGTGGATTGGTCTGGCACTTTACCGGCATCAAATAATCGACCCAGATTCACAAATCAAAAATTACCGTGGAGAATTATCAAATTATCCAGTCGATTTTTCAATTTCATTTATGAACTCTGAAGATTTATTGGGTAATATTGTAACTGTGAACTTAGAAAATGAAGTTGATTGGGATAAAAAAATTCTTTCTTTGGTAGAGGATAAAGCAGAAAAAAATCGAATATCAATTGACTTTGAAACGGCTGTGAAACTGATGGAAGCAGAGTACCCTCACGAAGCGGCTACGCAAACAACCAGCTATCAATCGGTATCAGAAATTAAACGTCTCTTTGAAGATCCTGACAATGCGCAACTGCTCCAGTTGGAAGTCGGTCAACAAGGAGATGCAGGTCGATTTGTAGAGCCTAGGCTTTCTCGTCCAAAATTTCTTCAAGAGGAAACTATTCCTACAAACGCTGAGATTGGAACTGCTGTACATTATGTTCTACAAAATCTTACTTTAGGAAAGCCAATTACTGAAGCACATATTAAACAACTTACTAATGACTTAGTTGAAAAGGGCACGATAAAGGAAAATGTCGCAAAACGAATCGATCATTCGCTTATTCTTGATTTCTTTGAAACTGATTTAGGAAAGAAAGTTCAGGAAGATGCATCAATGGTTCATCAAGAAGTTCCTTTTACCATGTTAATGAAAGCAGGGAATATTTTTGAAGGTATTTCGCCTAGCTCTGATGATCATTTATTGATCCATGGGATTATTGATGGTTTCATTGAGTATTCAGATGAAATCATTCTTTTTGACTTTAAAACTGATTACGTCGGGGAGAACATAGAAGGAGTTGTTTCCAAATACAAAGGGCAAATGATTGTTTACCGACAAGCGTTGGAACAAATTAAAAAGAAAAAAGTTACGCAAACTTATCTGTGTTTGCTATCTACAAACCAAAACATTCTTATCGATTAA
- a CDS encoding PD-(D/E)XK nuclease family protein has translation MTLQFIIGQGTADKRTEYIQDIKQIMNEQPDAKFFIIVPEHAKFEGEMKILEKLWKSDEEEDSPFIGSINLQIFSFSRLAWFFLKDKEVFQKKRLSDSGISMLLRKLLLDSKEEFILFRREIEKEGFIQQLTDLFKEFKAGNISVEDLEASISYQSDSPRLLDQQQKIREILSIYKKYCTVVDENYIQYEFLLESLANCIYETNAENTYLYIDGYYYFSAQELQIIQAFLHQAARVSVILDLDKAYVEGPPELTNLFHAAGSTYFQLYQFARSKNIPILHDKKIVSQTDGYQEGIIQLDNYWIQSTSGSKQSPTLQLENKHFEKEIEIWSCDTKQAEIFHIANSINRLVVEKGYRYKDFIILARRVEDYETILKPLFQKANLEVFYDKAEEMRHHPFTDFIDSLFRVRFNYWRYPDIMRLLRTELLIPTVENNEDLSIKQKKELLKEYRDTIDKTENILLAYGYEGNAWFQKNEWSAYRFSEVDEELQSENQPLGMAEANKIKVFLQSRLLPFYKKLQAVKTGREAATVIYQFLEKNRIDEQIIFWRDAAIEDNDLEKARQHEQLWKTFILLLDEYVETLGDTPFDARTFHEILMTGFETATYSIVPPALDEVVFSSIEGARFQPAKVAFIIGATQENLPKVHENRSLLTEEERETLQSTLQAENKYLSLSISESTASEPFIAYQAFLAATKKLYITYPLSVDGSTRIQKISPYIARISKDLNLSIQHKAADITDSSQPEDFIGSKVQNISQLVKLIRNQFTTEDKMPFIWRNILSFLYRDKESVKVMERIFRSLKYKNIPEQLTPEIAEKLYGKNLFLSVSQLESYYLDSYSHFLQYGLRLKERQKYELSPAGAGEFYHEALEHIVRRMAQADQLSVDTVQKIAQEILVHLFGMDKYAILSSSNRMKFIQEQLNETIEHLSTIIYGQRSLTTFQNVRTEAIFGPPGMENELEGMVFSLKNDRKLYLRGKIDRIDKIEKDGKQYLSVLDYKSSQHSFDFIDAYYGLAMQMITYLDIAMLNADRLLASNAEPAGAFYLHVKNPLLKALIKPEEGEFKKQLLSEHKLKGLLIAETELTKIMEPDVELGESALVLPFRYKKSGSFYSNVNDLVTREELDLLIKNNRRRIQEAGNQILSGELKMNPVKDKLYIPSIQGPYRAISQFDSTLAENRYRRLEKLDKSKVLQKLQEELEEGSERDGNDSSKNKE, from the coding sequence ATGACTCTTCAATTTATAATCGGCCAAGGAACGGCTGATAAGCGAACAGAATATATTCAAGATATTAAACAAATAATGAATGAGCAACCAGATGCAAAGTTTTTCATTATTGTCCCTGAACATGCAAAATTTGAAGGTGAAATGAAAATTCTAGAAAAACTATGGAAATCGGATGAAGAGGAAGATAGTCCTTTTATCGGTTCCATCAATTTGCAAATATTTAGTTTTAGTCGTTTAGCATGGTTTTTTCTAAAAGATAAAGAGGTTTTTCAAAAGAAACGATTAAGCGATTCTGGAATCAGCATGTTATTACGAAAACTTTTACTCGATTCAAAAGAGGAATTCATTTTATTCAGAAGAGAAATAGAAAAAGAAGGATTCATTCAACAGCTGACAGATCTATTTAAAGAATTTAAAGCAGGGAATATTTCAGTTGAAGATTTAGAAGCATCTATTAGCTATCAAAGCGATTCGCCCAGGTTACTGGATCAACAGCAAAAAATAAGGGAAATCCTTTCAATCTATAAAAAATATTGTACGGTTGTTGATGAGAATTATATCCAGTACGAATTTTTATTAGAAAGCTTGGCAAATTGTATTTATGAAACAAATGCAGAGAATACTTATCTCTATATTGATGGTTATTATTATTTCAGTGCACAAGAACTGCAAATCATTCAAGCGTTTCTTCATCAAGCAGCTAGAGTAAGTGTTATATTGGATTTAGACAAGGCTTACGTTGAAGGTCCGCCTGAATTAACAAATCTCTTTCATGCTGCTGGGAGTACATACTTTCAATTGTATCAATTTGCAAGAAGTAAAAACATTCCTATTCTTCATGATAAAAAAATTGTTTCTCAAACAGATGGTTATCAAGAAGGAATTATTCAACTGGATAATTATTGGATTCAATCTACTTCTGGAAGTAAACAAAGTCCCACTCTGCAATTGGAGAATAAACATTTTGAAAAAGAAATCGAAATTTGGTCGTGCGATACAAAACAGGCAGAAATCTTTCATATTGCTAATAGTATTAATCGGCTGGTAGTTGAGAAAGGATATCGTTATAAAGATTTTATTATTTTAGCTCGACGCGTAGAGGATTACGAAACAATTCTGAAACCGTTGTTCCAAAAAGCGAATTTGGAAGTTTTCTACGATAAAGCAGAAGAAATGAGGCATCATCCCTTTACAGACTTTATTGATAGTTTATTCCGTGTGCGCTTTAATTATTGGCGATACCCTGATATTATGCGACTGCTGCGGACAGAGTTACTGATACCTACAGTAGAAAATAATGAAGATCTTTCAATTAAACAGAAAAAAGAACTTTTAAAAGAATACCGTGATACGATTGATAAAACCGAAAATATACTGTTGGCATATGGTTACGAAGGAAATGCTTGGTTTCAAAAGAATGAATGGTCTGCCTATCGTTTCAGTGAAGTAGATGAAGAGTTACAATCAGAGAATCAACCACTTGGAATGGCGGAGGCCAATAAAATCAAAGTCTTTTTACAATCTCGCTTATTACCATTTTATAAAAAATTACAAGCCGTAAAAACTGGCAGGGAAGCTGCTACAGTAATTTACCAATTTCTGGAAAAGAATCGAATCGATGAACAAATCATTTTTTGGCGTGATGCCGCTATCGAAGATAATGATCTAGAAAAAGCGCGGCAGCATGAACAGCTATGGAAAACATTTATATTACTGTTAGATGAGTACGTTGAGACGTTGGGTGATACTCCTTTTGATGCGAGAACATTCCATGAGATTTTAATGACTGGTTTTGAAACAGCAACTTATAGTATTGTACCGCCTGCATTAGATGAAGTGGTTTTTTCAAGTATAGAAGGCGCTCGGTTTCAACCTGCGAAAGTTGCTTTTATCATTGGCGCAACACAAGAAAATTTACCAAAAGTCCATGAAAATCGCTCTTTATTAACAGAAGAAGAACGAGAAACATTACAAAGTACTTTACAAGCTGAAAATAAATATTTGTCTCTCTCGATTTCAGAGTCTACTGCATCCGAACCTTTTATCGCTTACCAAGCTTTTTTAGCGGCTACAAAAAAATTATATATTACTTATCCATTAAGCGTGGATGGCAGTACACGAATTCAAAAAATATCCCCTTATATCGCCCGCATTTCCAAAGATTTGAATTTATCTATTCAACATAAAGCGGCAGATATTACCGATTCAAGTCAACCAGAAGATTTTATTGGCAGCAAGGTTCAGAATATTAGTCAACTGGTGAAGTTAATAAGAAATCAATTCACTACTGAGGATAAAATGCCATTCATCTGGAGAAATATCCTTTCGTTCTTGTATCGAGATAAAGAGTCTGTGAAAGTAATGGAACGTATTTTTAGAAGCTTGAAATATAAAAATATCCCTGAACAATTAACACCGGAAATTGCAGAAAAACTTTATGGTAAGAATCTTTTTCTTTCTGTTTCTCAACTGGAAAGTTACTACTTGGATTCCTATAGCCATTTCTTGCAATATGGTCTGCGATTAAAAGAAAGGCAGAAATATGAGCTTTCTCCAGCTGGTGCCGGTGAGTTCTATCATGAAGCATTAGAGCATATAGTAAGACGCATGGCCCAAGCAGATCAGTTATCAGTTGATACAGTCCAAAAAATTGCACAAGAAATTCTGGTCCATCTCTTCGGGATGGATAAATATGCGATTTTATCGAGTTCGAACCGCATGAAGTTTATTCAAGAGCAATTGAATGAAACAATTGAGCATCTCTCCACTATTATTTATGGTCAGCGTTCGCTCACTACTTTTCAAAATGTAAGAACGGAAGCAATCTTTGGTCCTCCAGGTATGGAAAATGAATTAGAAGGAATGGTTTTTTCATTAAAGAACGACCGAAAACTATATTTAAGAGGGAAAATCGACCGAATTGATAAAATTGAAAAAGATGGAAAGCAGTATTTATCTGTGCTGGATTACAAATCAAGCCAACATTCTTTTGATTTTATTGATGCTTATTATGGATTGGCAATGCAAATGATTACTTATTTAGATATTGCGATGTTAAATGCCGATCGATTATTAGCTTCTAATGCAGAACCTGCAGGTGCTTTTTATCTTCATGTAAAGAACCCTTTATTAAAGGCACTTATTAAGCCCGAAGAGGGAGAGTTCAAAAAGCAGCTTCTTTCCGAACATAAATTAAAGGGGCTGCTAATTGCAGAAACAGAACTAACGAAAATAATGGAACCGGATGTAGAGCTTGGAGAGTCTGCTTTGGTATTACCATTCCGTTATAAAAAGTCTGGCTCGTTTTATTCAAATGTCAACGATTTAGTAACTAGAGAAGAATTGGACTTATTAATAAAAAACAATCGTCGAAGAATTCAAGAGGCCGGTAATCAAATTTTATCCGGTGAATTGAAGATGAATCCAGTGAAAGATAAGCTCTACATTCCATCCATTCAAGGACCCTATCGGGCAATCTCTCAATTTGATAGTACATTAGCTGAAAATCGATATCGACGATTAGAAAAATTAGATAAATCAAAAGTATTACAAAAGCTTCAAGAAGAATTGGAAGAAGGGAGCGAAAGAGATGGCAATGATTCCTCCAAAAACAAAGAATGA
- the rbfA gene encoding 30S ribosome-binding factor RbfA, which yields MANYRAGRVKQEIQREVNDILSKRIKDPRVQNVTITDVDLTGDLQNATIYYSTLQELASERENIQLGLEKATGLIRKELGSRLTLYRTPELVFKRDESIDYGNKIEELIRQIHDED from the coding sequence ATGGCAAACTATCGAGCTGGTAGGGTAAAGCAAGAAATTCAACGTGAAGTCAATGACATCTTGTCTAAACGAATCAAAGACCCGAGAGTCCAAAATGTTACAATCACCGATGTGGACTTAACAGGCGATTTACAAAACGCAACAATTTACTATAGTACGCTACAAGAACTAGCAAGTGAACGAGAGAACATTCAGTTAGGTTTAGAAAAAGCAACTGGATTAATCCGCAAAGAGTTAGGTTCTCGTTTAACTTTATATCGTACACCTGAATTAGTATTTAAGCGTGATGAATCAATTGATTATGGAAATAAGATTGAAGAATTAATTCGACAAATTCACGACGAAGATTAA